Proteins encoded within one genomic window of Prauserella marina:
- a CDS encoding LLM class F420-dependent oxidoreductase, producing MKYAVLAPVSADTTADPAWIGEFALHAEACGFESVVVVEHTVVMSRYTSVYPYADTGRMELADDCRIPDPLDLLAFLAARTSTIGLATGVLVLPNHHPVVLAKRAATVDALSGGRLRLCLGVGWMREEIEACGTDFATRGRRADEQIDVLRALWTDTPEGASHHGEFFHFDGAMSYPKPARPGGVPLHIGGHSPAAARRAGRRGDGLQPLGVAGAELRGLVELMRAEAATAGRDPGRLELTLGHAVGRITKDKAQRMAAMGATRLLLSPAPTADLAEAKDELSACARRVGIAA from the coding sequence GTGAAGTACGCGGTACTGGCCCCGGTCTCGGCCGACACCACCGCGGATCCGGCCTGGATCGGCGAGTTCGCCCTGCACGCGGAAGCCTGCGGTTTCGAGTCCGTCGTCGTTGTCGAGCACACCGTGGTCATGAGCCGCTACACCAGCGTGTACCCCTACGCCGACACGGGCCGCATGGAGCTGGCCGACGACTGCCGCATCCCTGATCCGCTCGACCTGCTCGCCTTCCTCGCCGCGCGCACCAGCACGATAGGTCTCGCGACGGGCGTACTCGTCCTGCCCAACCACCACCCGGTCGTGCTCGCCAAACGCGCCGCGACGGTGGACGCCCTGTCGGGCGGACGGCTCAGGCTGTGCCTCGGCGTCGGCTGGATGCGCGAGGAGATCGAAGCGTGCGGCACCGACTTCGCGACCCGAGGCAGGAGGGCCGACGAGCAGATCGACGTGCTGCGCGCGCTCTGGACCGACACCCCGGAAGGGGCGAGTCACCACGGCGAGTTCTTCCACTTCGACGGCGCGATGAGCTACCCGAAGCCCGCCCGGCCCGGCGGCGTGCCACTGCACATCGGCGGACACTCCCCGGCTGCGGCAAGGAGAGCGGGCCGCCGAGGTGACGGCCTTCAGCCGCTGGGCGTCGCCGGTGCCGAGCTGCGCGGGCTGGTCGAGCTGATGCGCGCGGAGGCGGCCACGGCGGGGCGCGACCCGGGTCGGCTCGAACTCACGCTCGGTCACGCCGTCGGCCGGATCACGAAGGACAAGGCCCAGCGCATGGCCGCGATGGGGGCGACCCGGTTGCTGTTGAGCCCCGCCCCGACCGCCGATCTCGCCGAGGCGAAGGACGAACTGTCGGCCTGCGCGCGACGCGTGGGGATCGCGGCGTGA
- a CDS encoding NAD-dependent epimerase/dehydratase family protein — MKVVVTGGAGFIGANLCGELIRRGYYVVALDDLSTGVAADLDGLDVDLRVGSVADFGFVEGVCRGAGGVVHLAATPPGSRSPEHDHEVNVTGTLSVLEAARREGAHVVAASSDSVYGDSPVQPRAEGMPCLPVTPWAASRLAAESYVLAYRSSFGLPSLVLRLFGVFGPSQRFGHSDAAMLPAFIRAALEERPLTVHGDGTQSRDLTFVDTVVGVLADAVEGTVTSERPVNLGSGVATTVNEVIGLLSTSLGRTLPVDFAPAPTDAARHSTADITALRALFPGFDPVPLERGLSRAIEWQRRQTSGSCPVTA, encoded by the coding sequence ATGAAGGTCGTTGTCACGGGAGGCGCCGGGTTCATCGGCGCCAACCTGTGCGGAGAACTGATCCGGCGTGGCTATTACGTCGTCGCCCTCGATGACCTGAGTACCGGCGTCGCGGCCGATCTCGACGGTCTCGACGTCGACCTGCGGGTCGGCTCGGTCGCCGATTTTGGTTTCGTCGAGGGCGTGTGCCGGGGAGCGGGCGGTGTCGTGCATCTCGCCGCGACGCCGCCGGGGAGCCGCTCACCGGAGCACGACCACGAGGTCAACGTCACGGGCACGCTGTCCGTGCTGGAGGCCGCCCGGCGGGAGGGGGCCCACGTCGTGGCCGCGTCCTCCGATTCGGTGTACGGCGACAGTCCTGTCCAGCCGCGAGCCGAAGGGATGCCGTGCCTGCCGGTGACTCCCTGGGCGGCGAGCAGGCTGGCCGCCGAGTCCTACGTGCTTGCCTACCGGTCCTCGTTCGGCCTGCCCAGTCTGGTGCTGCGCCTGTTCGGGGTTTTCGGTCCGTCGCAACGCTTCGGGCACTCCGACGCGGCCATGCTGCCCGCGTTCATCAGAGCGGCTCTGGAAGAGCGGCCGCTCACCGTGCACGGCGACGGCACACAGAGCCGCGACCTCACCTTCGTGGACACCGTCGTCGGTGTACTCGCCGACGCGGTGGAAGGGACGGTCACCAGTGAGCGGCCGGTCAACCTCGGGTCGGGGGTCGCGACGACCGTCAACGAGGTGATCGGGCTGCTGTCCACGTCGCTGGGCAGGACGCTTCCGGTGGACTTCGCTCCAGCACCGACGGACGCTGCGCGGCATTCGACGGCGGACATCACCGCATTGCGCGCGCTGTTCCCCGGATTCGACCCGGTGCCGCTCGAACGAGGGCTGTCCCGCGCCATCGAATGGCAGCGCAGGCAAACGTCCGGCTCCTGCCCGGTGACGGCATGA
- a CDS encoding nucleotide sugar dehydrogenase, with product MNGDEGVLVVAGQGQVGLPIAMRAVSTGFTVVGVDLDAVRVWSLKDGNSYVDDVPDGELRWALNSGRYLPTDRYDDADGFDAAIIAVPAPLRGTVANLSCIEAAAGGLAPHLRAGATVVLESTTCPGTTEELVVPLLERGSGLVAGTDFFAGYSPHRTEPGNARWTLVNTPKVVSGIDADSLAAVSDLYGRLVETTIPVSSPRVAELTTLLENAFRHVNIALVNEIAMFAHQLDIDVWEAIEAAGSKPFGYLPFTPGPGAGGHCLPVDPSRLTWHARHDPDRDFRFVALANDINDRMPEYVLYRLAGALGRDRKQLAGATIVLLGLAHRANTGELTESPALTLIDLLHERGATVHVVDSHVEPHRCPPGVKLVELSEQHLRDADGVVLLTDHEDIDYPMVESSARWVLDTRHRLRGDRVEHL from the coding sequence ATGAACGGCGACGAGGGCGTACTGGTCGTCGCAGGGCAGGGTCAGGTCGGGCTTCCGATCGCCATGCGCGCGGTGAGCACCGGATTCACCGTGGTCGGCGTGGATCTCGACGCGGTCAGGGTGTGGTCACTCAAGGACGGGAACTCCTATGTGGACGACGTGCCGGACGGCGAGCTGCGGTGGGCGCTGAACTCGGGCAGGTACCTCCCCACCGACCGGTATGACGACGCCGACGGTTTCGATGCCGCCATCATCGCCGTCCCCGCCCCGCTGAGGGGCACGGTCGCCAATCTGAGCTGTATCGAGGCCGCCGCCGGAGGGCTCGCGCCGCACCTGCGGGCAGGGGCGACCGTGGTACTCGAATCGACAACCTGCCCCGGCACCACCGAAGAACTCGTGGTTCCGCTGCTGGAACGCGGAAGCGGACTCGTCGCCGGAACCGACTTCTTCGCCGGGTACAGCCCACACCGCACCGAACCGGGAAACGCCCGCTGGACGCTGGTGAACACGCCTAAGGTCGTCTCGGGGATCGACGCCGACTCGCTGGCCGCGGTGAGTGACCTCTACGGACGGCTCGTCGAGACGACGATCCCGGTGAGCTCCCCGAGGGTGGCCGAGCTGACCACGTTGCTGGAGAACGCCTTCCGGCACGTCAACATCGCGCTGGTCAACGAAATCGCGATGTTCGCGCACCAACTCGACATCGACGTGTGGGAAGCCATCGAAGCGGCGGGGAGCAAGCCGTTCGGGTATCTCCCGTTCACGCCGGGCCCCGGCGCGGGCGGGCACTGTCTTCCCGTCGACCCCAGTCGGCTGACCTGGCACGCACGGCACGACCCTGACCGGGATTTCCGCTTCGTCGCGCTGGCCAACGACATCAACGACCGGATGCCCGAGTACGTGCTGTACCGGCTGGCCGGTGCGCTCGGCCGGGACCGGAAACAACTCGCGGGCGCCACGATCGTCCTGCTGGGACTCGCACACAGGGCCAATACCGGCGAACTGACGGAATCGCCCGCGCTGACGCTCATCGACCTGCTGCACGAGCGGGGCGCCACCGTGCACGTCGTCGACTCGCATGTGGAACCACACCGCTGCCCGCCTGGTGTCAAGCTCGTCGAACTGTCCGAACAGCACCTGCGCGACGCCGACGGGGTCGTACTGCTGACCGATCACGAGGACATCGACTACCCGATGGTCGAGTCCTCGGCCCGGTGGGTACTCGACACCCGGCACCGGTTGCGTGGCGACCGGGTGGAGCACCTGTGA
- a CDS encoding LLM class flavin-dependent oxidoreductase, translated as MTKQRQLGLTLPQRGTFFDVLSLNELVETGHYADETGLFDSVWIGDSLLAKPRPESVALFGALAAVTTNVRLAVGCLASFPVRDPILFADQWATLDQLSKGRMLLAVCTGIVKAKDASKREGAPYGVTDASRAGRLEENTEILRRLWTEDNVTFNGEYTSFEDITVLPKPVQSPPPIYIASNPAPQPLAKRALRRVARIADGWMTTRKSPEHMTVNLPAIKEFLVEEGRDPEKFGVSAYHNLNLTPDREAAYDESYRFLGEYYGPVFSREDTRHWTATGTPEQVAADIEELYQQGATEVTLRITSWDWRRQLKLLVDEVIPRLDLGR; from the coding sequence ATGACCAAGCAACGGCAGCTCGGCCTCACGTTGCCGCAGCGGGGCACGTTCTTCGACGTGCTGAGCCTCAACGAACTCGTCGAGACCGGCCACTACGCCGACGAGACCGGTCTTTTCGACTCGGTGTGGATCGGCGACAGCCTGCTCGCGAAGCCGCGGCCCGAATCGGTGGCGTTGTTCGGCGCGCTGGCCGCCGTCACCACCAATGTCCGGCTTGCCGTCGGGTGCCTGGCGAGTTTCCCCGTGCGGGACCCGATCCTGTTCGCCGACCAGTGGGCGACTCTGGACCAGCTCTCCAAGGGCCGCATGCTGCTCGCCGTGTGCACCGGCATCGTCAAGGCGAAGGACGCCTCGAAGCGGGAGGGTGCGCCCTACGGTGTCACCGACGCCTCGCGGGCGGGAAGGCTTGAGGAGAACACGGAAATCCTCCGTCGCTTGTGGACAGAGGACAACGTGACCTTCAACGGCGAGTACACCTCGTTCGAGGACATCACCGTGCTGCCGAAGCCGGTGCAGAGCCCGCCGCCGATCTACATCGCGTCCAACCCGGCGCCGCAGCCGCTTGCCAAGCGGGCGCTGCGCAGGGTCGCGCGTATCGCCGACGGCTGGATGACCACCCGCAAGAGCCCAGAGCACATGACGGTCAACCTGCCCGCCATCAAGGAATTCCTCGTCGAGGAAGGCCGCGACCCCGAGAAGTTCGGTGTCTCGGCGTACCACAACCTCAACCTGACTCCGGACAGGGAAGCGGCCTACGACGAGAGCTACCGGTTCCTGGGCGAGTACTACGGTCCGGTGTTCTCAAGGGAGGACACCAGGCACTGGACCGCGACGGGCACCCCCGAGCAGGTCGCGGCCGACATCGAGGAGCTTTACCAGCAGGGCGCGACCGAGGTGACGCTGCGGATCACCTCGTGGGACTGGCGCCGTCAGCTCAAGCTGCTCGTGGACGAGGTCATTCCGAGGCTCGATCTCGGCCGTTGA
- a CDS encoding VOC family protein, with product MTEPRLDHLVYAGPDIDRLVERFTELSGVEPVLGGKHVGRGTRNYLLSFGGAAYLELIGPDDPEAEDKPATFGINTLTEPRLAAWVVRPADIEETVARSRQEGYDPGDIGPLSRRTPEGTLLEWRLTPNRGDRFGGLAPALIDWLDAPHPTTNPLPELSLVSLRGYHPDPPSVRKALEALRVELDVSEGPAGLEAVLDTPNGRIILR from the coding sequence GTGACCGAGCCACGGCTGGACCACCTCGTGTACGCGGGGCCTGACATCGACCGGCTCGTCGAGCGGTTCACCGAACTGTCCGGCGTCGAGCCGGTGCTCGGTGGCAAGCACGTCGGAAGGGGAACGCGCAACTATCTCCTGAGTTTCGGCGGGGCGGCCTACCTGGAGCTGATCGGGCCGGACGATCCTGAGGCAGAGGACAAGCCCGCGACCTTCGGTATCAACACGCTCACGGAGCCGCGCCTCGCCGCGTGGGTGGTGCGGCCGGCCGACATCGAGGAGACGGTGGCCCGCTCGCGCCAGGAGGGGTACGACCCTGGTGACATCGGCCCGCTTTCCCGTCGCACGCCGGAGGGCACGCTGCTGGAATGGCGGCTGACCCCCAACAGGGGTGACCGGTTCGGCGGGCTCGCGCCCGCGCTCATCGACTGGCTCGACGCGCCACATCCCACGACGAATCCGTTGCCGGAACTGTCGCTGGTGTCGTTGCGCGGTTACCACCCCGATCCGCCCTCGGTGCGAAAAGCACTTGAGGCGCTGCGGGTCGAACTGGACGTCTCGGAGGGGCCTGCCGGTCTCGAAGCGGTGCTCGACACCCCGAACGGCCGCATCATCCTCCGATAG
- a CDS encoding amidohydrolase — MTTVGEGSAQVGEAKPRQPYPGLRQRRQAELTEELRATPALTSSHAGAPTAVIDTITGRLGALDADLLAFSLDLHANPELAYAEHHAVAALAALLGEHGHEAETGAYGVPTALKATAGSGGPHVAIVAEYDALPGIGHACGHNIIAASAAGAFLALADLVTTRGGPGGTVTLVGSPAEEGGGGKQLILDAGGFDDVDFALMVHPGNIDVAGSRSLGFRQVAVTYRGIAAHSATGPHWGVNALDAVVTAYNGIAQLRQHILPTDRVHGIITDGGQAPNIVPEQASAVFFVRSLDVATLADLHERVTAILTAAATATGTVADIRWDNAPPYLPLRTNSALEARYAVNLAERRRVLPVSARPVDEVASTDMGNVSLYVPSIHPIIAIAPRGVANHTAEFATYAGEEPGARAVSDGALGLAATVADFLHDETLRADARAEFDREGGRLVLDQALHGGVPTTKKGEQA, encoded by the coding sequence GTGACCACGGTCGGCGAGGGGAGTGCTCAGGTGGGCGAGGCGAAGCCGAGGCAGCCATACCCGGGACTGAGGCAACGGCGGCAGGCCGAGCTGACCGAGGAGCTGCGGGCTACGCCCGCGCTCACGTCGTCGCACGCGGGTGCGCCGACCGCTGTCATCGACACGATCACCGGCCGGCTCGGCGCGCTCGACGCCGATCTGCTGGCCTTCTCGCTCGACCTGCACGCCAACCCCGAGCTGGCCTATGCCGAACATCACGCCGTGGCGGCGCTCGCCGCGCTGCTCGGCGAACACGGTCACGAAGCCGAGACCGGGGCCTATGGGGTGCCGACCGCGCTCAAGGCGACCGCCGGTTCCGGCGGTCCGCACGTCGCGATCGTGGCGGAGTACGACGCGCTTCCCGGGATCGGGCATGCCTGCGGGCACAACATCATCGCGGCCTCGGCGGCGGGCGCGTTCCTCGCGCTGGCCGATCTTGTCACCACGCGGGGCGGGCCTGGCGGCACCGTGACCCTTGTCGGCTCGCCTGCCGAGGAAGGCGGTGGTGGCAAGCAGCTCATCCTCGACGCGGGCGGCTTCGACGACGTCGACTTCGCGCTGATGGTGCATCCGGGCAACATCGACGTCGCGGGCAGCAGGTCGCTGGGGTTCCGGCAGGTCGCGGTGACCTACCGGGGCATAGCGGCGCATTCGGCGACCGGACCGCACTGGGGTGTCAACGCGCTGGACGCGGTCGTCACCGCCTACAACGGCATCGCCCAGTTGCGCCAGCACATCCTGCCGACCGACCGGGTTCACGGCATCATCACCGACGGCGGTCAGGCGCCCAACATCGTTCCCGAGCAGGCCTCGGCGGTGTTCTTCGTGCGGTCGCTCGATGTCGCGACGCTGGCCGATCTGCACGAGCGGGTCACCGCGATCCTCACGGCGGCGGCCACCGCGACCGGAACCGTGGCCGACATCCGGTGGGACAACGCGCCGCCTTACCTTCCGCTGCGTACCAACAGCGCGCTGGAAGCCCGTTACGCGGTGAACCTCGCCGAGCGGCGCAGGGTGCTTCCCGTTTCGGCGAGGCCCGTCGACGAGGTCGCCTCGACCGACATGGGCAACGTCAGCCTCTACGTGCCCTCGATCCATCCGATCATCGCGATCGCGCCGCGCGGGGTCGCCAACCACACCGCGGAATTCGCTACCTACGCGGGTGAGGAGCCGGGCGCGCGTGCCGTGTCCGACGGCGCGCTGGGACTCGCCGCGACCGTCGCGGACTTTCTCCACGACGAGACGCTGCGGGCCGACGCCCGCGCGGAGTTCGACCGCGAGGGCGGCAGGCTCGTACTCGACCAGGCGCTGCACGGCGGCGTGCCGACAACGAAGAAAGGGGAGCAGGCGTGA
- a CDS encoding ABC transporter ATP-binding protein, whose product MSGGFTIEGVSKTFDGSSSPVRALDDIRLTVEEGEFVVLLGRSGCGKSTLLEIMAGLQNPTSGTVHLGQELITEPNEKIGMVFQDPSLYPWRTVARNVELGLELAGVPKARRKTVAQEHLELVGLPDAGPKYPRQLSGGMRQRVGIARALATEPDVLLMDEPFGAVDHLTRLQLQRDLLRLWSEHKRTVVFVTHDVAEAIVLADRIVLLTPGPGRIARTWTVDGERPRELDSPELMALRDEIYSHIGGEPAEESVQSTVDSQVGL is encoded by the coding sequence GTGAGCGGCGGTTTCACCATCGAGGGGGTGTCCAAGACCTTCGACGGTTCGTCGTCGCCGGTCAGGGCACTCGACGACATCCGGCTCACCGTCGAGGAAGGCGAGTTCGTCGTCCTGCTCGGCAGGAGTGGCTGCGGCAAGAGCACCCTGCTGGAGATCATGGCGGGGTTGCAGAATCCGACGTCCGGAACCGTCCACTTGGGACAGGAACTGATCACGGAGCCGAACGAGAAGATCGGCATGGTGTTCCAGGATCCCTCGCTCTACCCGTGGCGCACGGTGGCCCGCAACGTCGAGCTGGGACTGGAACTGGCCGGGGTGCCGAAGGCGCGGCGCAAGACCGTCGCGCAAGAGCACCTGGAGCTGGTGGGGCTGCCGGACGCGGGCCCGAAGTACCCGCGCCAGCTCTCCGGTGGCATGCGGCAGCGGGTCGGTATCGCGAGAGCGCTGGCGACCGAGCCAGATGTGCTGCTCATGGACGAGCCGTTCGGCGCCGTCGATCACCTCACCAGGTTGCAGTTGCAGCGGGATCTGCTCCGGTTGTGGTCGGAGCACAAGCGGACGGTCGTGTTCGTGACACACGACGTGGCCGAGGCGATCGTGCTCGCCGACCGCATCGTGTTGCTCACGCCGGGCCCCGGCCGGATCGCGCGTACGTGGACGGTCGACGGCGAGCGGCCACGTGAACTCGACTCGCCGGAGCTGATGGCGCTGCGCGACGAGATCTACAGCCACATCGGCGGCGAACCCGCCGAGGAGTCTGTGCAGTCCACAGTGGACAGTCAGGTGGGACTGTGA